The Natator depressus isolate rNatDep1 chromosome 8, rNatDep2.hap1, whole genome shotgun sequence genome window below encodes:
- the GPRIN1 gene encoding LOW QUALITY PROTEIN: G protein-regulated inducer of neurite outgrowth 1 (The sequence of the model RefSeq protein was modified relative to this genomic sequence to represent the inferred CDS: deleted 1 base in 1 codon) codes for MEVGPGEEAAQEPRTVELLSKTYSFEVTPPPQDTGTQDAGTQVGSRVSLVSVAISPINPPDGSSAFTFHGRGQGPSGLKSPGPGAEASKKDAEMQVSIPVETRSVATGPMTPVAKSPQAPYPEVHVKGAQEEPSEPIREVSWDEKGMTWEVYGATMEVEVLGMAIQKHLEKQIEEHGRQVVMTPQSTRASSIKGAPQKGEVKRQPSMLRALLQSVRRPRCCSRPGPATE; via the exons atggaggtggggccTGGGGAGGAGGCCGCTCAGGAGCCCCGGACTGTGGAGCTGCTCTCCAAGACCTACTCATTTGAGGTCACTCCTCCCCCGCAGGATACCGGGACTCAGGACGCTGGGACGCAGGTCGGCAGCCGAGTGTCGCTGGTGTCTGTGGCCATCAGTCCCATAAACCCCCCGGACGGGTCCTCGGCCTTCACCTTCCACGGCCGGGGCCAAGGTCCGTCGGGCCTGAAGAGCCCGGGGCCCGGAGCTGAAGCC TCCAAGAAGGACGCGGAGATGCAGGTCTCGATCCCAGTGGAGACCAGGTCTGTGGCCACGGGGCCCATGACGCCGGTGGCCAAGTCTCCCCAGGCACCCTACCCTGAGGTGCACGTGAAAGGGGCGCAGGAAGAGCCGTCCGAGCCCATCCGGGAAGTCAGCTGGGACGAGAAGGGGATGACGTGGGAGGTGTACGGTGCCACCATGGAGGTGGAGGTGCTGGGCATGGCCATCCAGAAGCACCTGGAGAAGCAGATCGAGGAGCACGGCCGGCAGGTGGTGATGACGCCGCAGAGCACCCGGGCCAGCTCCATCAAGGGGGCCCCACAGAAGGGGGAAGTCAAGCGGCAGCCCAGCATGCTCCGGGCGCTTCTGCAGAGTGTGCGCCGGCCCCGCTGCTGCTCCCGGCCCGGTCCCGCCACGGAGTGA